From the genome of Candidatus Electrothrix communis, one region includes:
- a CDS encoding HAD family hydrolase: MALSLFDLDNTLLAGDSDYEWGRFLVKKGLVDEAYYEAGNNRFYEQYKQGTLDIYEFCAFSFQPLATRSMEELQRLHAEFMQDVIQPMIGEKARTLVNKHKEQGDTVIVITATNSFITGPIVRAFGIEHLLATEPKVVNDRYTTEIDGIPCFHEGKVQRLENWLAEKKMSLQGSCFYSDSINDLPLLEKVDTPVAVDPDKKLAALARQKGWDCISLRD; this comes from the coding sequence ATGGCACTTTCACTTTTTGATCTTGATAACACACTGTTAGCCGGTGACAGCGATTATGAATGGGGTCGCTTTCTCGTTAAAAAAGGTCTGGTTGACGAGGCCTATTATGAGGCGGGAAACAACCGTTTTTATGAGCAGTATAAACAGGGCACCCTGGATATTTATGAATTTTGCGCCTTCAGCTTTCAGCCTCTGGCAACACGCAGCATGGAAGAACTTCAGCGGCTCCATGCAGAATTCATGCAGGACGTTATCCAACCGATGATCGGAGAAAAGGCACGCACCTTGGTGAATAAGCATAAAGAGCAAGGAGACACCGTGATAGTTATCACGGCAACCAACAGTTTTATCACCGGCCCTATTGTCCGCGCCTTCGGGATAGAACATCTCCTGGCTACAGAGCCAAAGGTTGTTAATGATCGCTATACCACAGAGATTGACGGCATCCCCTGTTTTCATGAGGGCAAGGTGCAACGCTTGGAGAACTGGCTGGCTGAAAAAAAGATGTCGCTCCAAGGAAGCTGCTTTTACAGTGACTCAATCAACGATCTCCCCTTATTGGAAAAGGTGGATACCCCTGTTGCTGTTGATCCGGATAAAAAATTGGCTGCGCTTGCCCGCCAAAAAGGCTGGGATTGTATTTCGCTGCGCGATTGA